A genome region from Labilibaculum antarcticum includes the following:
- a CDS encoding DUF58 domain-containing protein, whose protein sequence is MDTSELLKRVRQIEIKTRGLSRNIFAGEYHSAFKGRGMTFSEVREYQYGDDIRNIDWNVTARYNQPYVKLFEEERELTVMLMIDVSGSREFGTVSKLKKNQITEIAAVLAFSAIQNNDKIGMLFFSDKIEKFIPPKKGKSHILRIIRELIDFKPEHRNTDIANALRYMTQVIKKRCTTFVISDFIDDDFENALTIANKKHDIVALKIFDKREQEIPSIGLIKIKDAETEEYSWVDTSNKKVRDNYAKWWRDKDNLLIETFKKSGVDVANIRTDQDYVRSLIALFKRRGH, encoded by the coding sequence ATGGATACTAGTGAATTATTAAAGCGCGTTAGACAAATCGAGATCAAAACCAGAGGTCTGTCCCGAAACATTTTTGCCGGGGAGTATCATTCTGCGTTCAAGGGACGCGGTATGACTTTTAGCGAAGTTCGGGAATATCAATATGGTGATGATATTAGAAATATTGACTGGAATGTAACAGCCCGTTACAATCAGCCTTACGTTAAACTTTTCGAAGAAGAACGTGAACTGACCGTAATGCTGATGATTGATGTGAGTGGGTCCCGTGAATTTGGGACCGTCTCTAAACTAAAGAAAAATCAGATTACAGAAATTGCCGCAGTACTGGCCTTTTCAGCCATTCAAAACAACGATAAAATTGGGATGTTGTTCTTTTCCGATAAAATTGAAAAGTTTATTCCCCCCAAAAAAGGGAAATCGCATATTCTGCGAATTATTCGTGAATTAATCGATTTTAAACCTGAACATCGAAATACTGATATTGCCAATGCTTTGCGATATATGACTCAGGTGATTAAAAAACGATGCACCACTTTCGTGATTTCCGATTTTATTGATGATGATTTTGAAAATGCCTTAACGATTGCGAACAAAAAGCATGATATAGTGGCTCTTAAAATTTTCGATAAACGAGAACAGGAAATTCCTTCCATTGGCTTGATTAAAATTAAAGATGCTGAAACTGAAGAATACAGTTGGGTAGATACTTCGAATAAAAAGGTAAGAGATAATTACGCCAAATGGTGGAGAGATAAAGACAATTTGCTTATCGAAACATTCAAAAAATCAGGGGTCGATGTGGCCAATATCCGTACGGATCAGGATTACGTGAGATCTTTAATTGCCTTATTTAAACGAAGAGGACACTAA
- a CDS encoding vWA domain-containing protein, whose protein sequence is MSSIQFANPEYFYLLILLIPLIAWYILKDKNAHASIQVSTLKGFHSSAKTYKYYLRHALFVFRVLAIVFLVFAIARPQSSNSWENVTTEGIDIVMSLDISSSMLARDFEPNRLEAAKEVAVNFITGREDDKIGLVIFSGESFTQCPLTTDHAVLINLFKDIQSGMIEDGTAIGLGLANAVNRLKDSKSKSKVVILLTDGVNNQGEIAPITAAELAKTFGIRVYTVGIGTMGMAPYPIQTAFGISMRNMPVKIDEEVLRQIADMTGGQYFRATDNNKLKAIYEQIDKLEKSKIEVKQYSTKSEEYLIFALFAALFLLLEIALRNSILRNIP, encoded by the coding sequence ATGAGTTCTATACAATTTGCAAATCCTGAATATTTTTACTTGCTGATCCTTTTGATACCACTTATTGCGTGGTACATTTTAAAGGACAAAAATGCTCATGCAAGTATTCAGGTATCAACATTAAAAGGCTTTCATTCAAGCGCGAAAACCTACAAATACTATTTGCGACATGCTTTATTTGTATTTCGCGTTTTAGCAATTGTATTTTTAGTGTTTGCTATTGCCCGCCCGCAATCCAGTAATAGCTGGGAGAATGTTACTACAGAAGGAATAGACATTGTGATGTCTCTGGACATTTCGAGTAGTATGCTTGCCCGCGATTTTGAACCAAACAGATTGGAAGCAGCTAAAGAGGTTGCTGTTAATTTTATTACCGGACGGGAGGATGATAAAATAGGATTGGTGATTTTTAGTGGCGAGAGTTTTACTCAATGTCCTTTAACAACCGATCATGCAGTTTTAATTAACCTGTTCAAAGACATTCAGAGTGGAATGATTGAAGATGGTACTGCAATTGGCCTTGGATTAGCCAATGCGGTGAATCGTTTAAAGGACAGCAAATCGAAATCGAAAGTAGTTATTCTCTTAACTGATGGTGTAAATAATCAAGGAGAGATTGCTCCCATTACCGCTGCTGAACTAGCAAAGACCTTTGGTATAAGAGTGTATACAGTTGGTATTGGAACTATGGGAATGGCTCCCTATCCCATTCAAACTGCCTTTGGCATTAGTATGAGGAACATGCCTGTTAAAATTGACGAAGAAGTATTGAGGCAAATTGCCGATATGACTGGTGGTCAATACTTCAGGGCAACCGACAATAATAAACTAAAAGCAATTTACGAACAGATTGACAAGTTGGAGAAAAGTAAAATTGAGGTGAAACAATACAGTACAAAAAGTGAGGAGTATTTAATTTTCGCTCTGTTCGCCGCTCTGTTTTTACTTCTTGAAATTGCTTTGCGTAATTCGATATTGCGAAACATTCCGTAA
- a CDS encoding vWA domain-containing protein — MNQFRLDHPDLLYLFLILPILGILYWISYSRKKKALAEFGEMNIISQLMPYASFTRPFLKFGILLLALSFIIFGLAGPQFGSKLQTIKRKGVEIIIALDVSNSMMAQDIQPNRLERAKRAVSKMVDKLNNDKIGLVIFAGEAYTQLPITTDYASAKMFLSSISTDIVPIQGTAIGAAINLSVKSFTPDSEASKAIIVITDGENHEDDAIAAAKAALDQGIIVHTIAMGLPEGAPIPVSPGSRDFKRDEKGNIVISRLDQQMVEQIATAGGGKPVIANNTTTGLNALFTEINKMNKTELEQRVYAAYDEKFQLFIAIGLLLLFLEFLVLERKNRHLKDINLFKPSK, encoded by the coding sequence ATGAATCAATTTCGTCTTGATCATCCGGATCTTCTATATTTATTTCTAATTCTTCCAATTCTTGGAATTTTATATTGGATTAGTTATTCAAGAAAAAAGAAAGCTCTTGCTGAGTTTGGTGAGATGAATATCATCTCGCAACTAATGCCTTACGCTTCATTTACCCGACCGTTTTTAAAGTTTGGGATTCTTTTGCTGGCATTAAGTTTTATCATTTTTGGTCTTGCCGGACCCCAATTTGGTTCAAAACTCCAAACCATTAAAAGAAAAGGAGTCGAAATTATCATCGCATTAGATGTATCCAATTCGATGATGGCACAGGACATTCAACCCAACAGATTGGAACGGGCAAAACGAGCTGTTTCCAAAATGGTTGACAAATTGAATAATGACAAAATCGGCTTGGTCATTTTTGCCGGCGAGGCATATACCCAATTACCGATTACAACAGATTATGCTTCAGCAAAAATGTTCTTGTCCTCCATTAGTACAGATATTGTTCCCATACAAGGAACTGCAATTGGAGCGGCAATAAATTTGTCTGTGAAGAGTTTTACTCCTGATAGTGAAGCAAGCAAGGCAATTATTGTAATAACTGATGGTGAAAACCATGAGGATGACGCAATCGCTGCTGCAAAAGCTGCATTAGACCAAGGGATTATAGTACACACCATTGCCATGGGATTGCCGGAAGGTGCTCCGATTCCTGTGAGTCCCGGCTCTCGCGATTTCAAAAGAGATGAGAAAGGTAATATTGTAATTTCAAGATTGGATCAGCAAATGGTTGAACAAATTGCAACAGCCGGAGGCGGAAAACCGGTGATAGCCAACAATACGACTACCGGTTTAAATGCTCTTTTTACTGAAATTAATAAAATGAACAAAACAGAACTAGAGCAGAGAGTATATGCTGCCTACGACGAAAAATTCCAATTGTTTATTGCTATCGGATTGCTGTTACTTTTCCTTGAATTTTTAGTTCTGGAACGTAAAAACCGCCATTTGAAGGATATCAATTTGTTTAAACCATCGAAATAG
- a CDS encoding tetratricopeptide repeat protein, whose amino-acid sequence MNKYIAVFISLLCLLSFDALAQKERKFIRKGNGLFEGNEYENSEVEYRKALNKKINSYEAGFNLGDALYKQKKYDEALKQYQALTVTEQDPKKLGEIYHNIGNTLLMNRKIDESIEAYKESLRHSPNSKETKYNLEYAKRMKQKEEEEKKKQDQNKDKNKDQDKKDQDKKDQDKKDQKDQNKDQDKKDQEDQKNKPEDQDKKKGDPEEQQNKISKQDANRLLEALENDEKKVQEKVQKAKAAAQKTKRTKIKKDW is encoded by the coding sequence ATGAACAAATATATAGCAGTATTCATTAGTTTGCTTTGCCTCTTAAGTTTTGACGCATTAGCACAAAAGGAAAGGAAATTTATCCGCAAGGGAAATGGCCTGTTTGAAGGAAATGAATATGAAAACTCTGAAGTAGAATATCGAAAGGCACTCAATAAAAAAATCAATTCTTATGAGGCTGGTTTTAACTTGGGTGATGCCCTATACAAGCAAAAGAAATACGATGAAGCCTTGAAACAATATCAGGCTTTAACAGTAACGGAGCAGGATCCTAAAAAATTGGGGGAAATCTACCACAACATTGGTAATACTCTTCTGATGAACCGGAAAATCGACGAAAGTATTGAAGCTTATAAGGAATCGCTTCGGCACTCCCCTAATTCCAAAGAAACCAAGTACAACTTGGAATATGCCAAACGAATGAAACAGAAAGAGGAAGAGGAGAAAAAGAAACAGGATCAAAATAAAGACAAAAATAAGGATCAGGATAAGAAAGACCAAGATAAAAAAGATCAGGACAAGAAGGATCAGAAAGATCAAAACAAAGATCAAGATAAAAAGGATCAGGAAGATCAGAAAAACAAACCTGAAGATCAGGATAAAAAGAAAGGTGATCCTGAAGAGCAACAGAATAAGATCTCTAAACAGGATGCCAACCGCTTGTTGGAAGCTCTTGAAAATGATGAAAAGAAGGTTCAGGAAAAGGTGCAAAAAGCAAAAGCTGCTGCTCAAAAAACAAAAAGAACCAAAATCAAAAAGGATTGGTAA
- a CDS encoding BatD family protein: MKKIFLSLLTVILIATSVFADEIKFTASAPNVVELGEQFRLTYSVNSKGKNIKIPALNGFRVLMGPSTSSSMSTQIINGKVSSNSSYSYTYVLLAEEEGKFDITPATITIDGETKTSNSLTIEVVEVNKTRQDTQSSQSNNTASDDKITENNLFVKVDLDRKSVYMGEHIVASIKVYTRLTIAGFGDSKFPSFNGFLSQEVPTPGQISLEEKILTGPFTIQESFVN, from the coding sequence ATGAAGAAAATATTTCTCTCTTTATTAACAGTTATTTTAATTGCAACATCGGTATTTGCCGATGAAATTAAATTTACTGCTTCGGCCCCAAATGTGGTGGAACTTGGTGAACAATTTCGTTTAACTTATTCCGTAAACAGCAAGGGCAAAAACATTAAAATTCCAGCTCTTAATGGATTTAGGGTGCTTATGGGCCCTTCAACATCAAGCAGCATGAGTACACAAATAATTAATGGAAAAGTTAGCTCTAACTCCTCCTACTCATACACTTATGTTCTTTTGGCCGAAGAGGAAGGAAAATTTGACATCACTCCTGCAACTATTACTATAGATGGTGAGACAAAAACATCAAATTCGCTCACTATTGAAGTGGTCGAGGTAAATAAAACACGGCAGGACACTCAATCAAGCCAATCGAACAATACGGCCTCCGACGATAAAATCACAGAAAATAATTTATTTGTTAAAGTAGATTTAGACCGAAAAAGTGTTTACATGGGTGAACACATTGTTGCTAGTATTAAAGTATACACACGACTTACCATTGCTGGATTTGGGGATTCCAAATTCCCATCCTTTAATGGATTTTTAAGTCAGGAAGTACCCACTCCGGGACAAATATCTTTGGAAGAGAAAATATTAACGGGACCATTTACAATACAGGAATCATTCGTAAATTAA
- a CDS encoding BatD family protein: MTTTIDKDSVTANDAITMRVKVAGNGNLKLIKPLEFNFPPDFEVYDPKTSQNLKSTEAGMSGSTTFEYLIIPRHGGEYEIPSVDFSFFDPKAEIFRTRSTKKFTIKVAKGEGDNSGTIISSFSKEKVKFLGKDIRYIKTNDFTPQLKGEVFFGTTNFYLAYIIPFFLFVLAFVFNRKRIKENADTAKLKNKRANRVAMKRLKAASASLKAKQKDQFYDEILKAIWGYTSDKLNLPLENLNKENISEILLSKDIELELKDEFISILDTCEFARYSPSAGSSEMDELYQKSMDTITKLEKNIK; encoded by the coding sequence TTGACCACGACTATCGATAAAGACTCAGTTACCGCAAATGATGCAATTACCATGCGGGTAAAAGTAGCTGGGAACGGAAATCTGAAACTGATTAAACCATTGGAATTTAATTTCCCTCCCGATTTTGAAGTTTATGATCCTAAAACTTCTCAGAACTTAAAGAGTACCGAAGCGGGTATGAGTGGCTCAACCACTTTTGAATATCTGATTATTCCACGTCATGGCGGTGAATATGAAATTCCGTCGGTTGATTTCAGCTTCTTCGATCCGAAAGCTGAAATATTCAGAACACGTTCTACTAAAAAATTCACCATTAAAGTAGCTAAAGGCGAAGGAGATAATTCGGGAACTATCATTAGCTCCTTCTCTAAAGAGAAAGTGAAATTTCTGGGAAAAGATATCCGCTATATTAAAACCAATGATTTCACCCCTCAATTAAAAGGTGAGGTTTTCTTTGGAACCACAAATTTCTATTTGGCGTATATCATTCCTTTCTTCCTGTTTGTTTTGGCCTTTGTATTCAACAGAAAACGAATAAAAGAAAACGCCGATACTGCAAAATTAAAAAATAAACGTGCCAATCGTGTAGCGATGAAAAGGTTAAAAGCAGCCTCGGCAAGTTTAAAAGCGAAACAAAAGGATCAGTTTTACGATGAAATTCTAAAAGCAATTTGGGGATATACATCGGATAAGCTGAATTTACCATTGGAGAATCTGAACAAAGAAAATATTAGTGAAATTCTGCTTAGTAAAGATATTGAATTAGAACTTAAAGATGAATTTATAAGCATTCTGGACACCTGCGAATTTGCAAGGTATTCTCCATCGGCCGGATCATCGGAAATGGATGAATTGTATCAGAAAAGTATGGATACAATCACCAAATTGGAGAAAAATATCAAATAG
- a CDS encoding tetratricopeptide repeat protein, with the protein MKKALQFILAIFLSTQVWAQVNPISEANEMYKKGEYEKAIQAYEFVLDTHLEAPEIYFNLGNAYYKTGEISSAILNFERALLYSPDDKDIQYNLDLARKHVLDKFEVLPEIFIERWFSGFRNSFSADMWSYFSILFFLLTLTFACFYLYSNKSGLKKLGFFLAFFAFGISILTYSFASQKTDEINIRVHAIIVSPSVTIKGSPDKSGTELFLLHEGTKVKVIGELQEWRNIQLSDGNEGWLKKEDIEMI; encoded by the coding sequence ATGAAAAAAGCATTACAATTTATACTCGCCATATTTCTAAGCACTCAGGTTTGGGCTCAAGTCAACCCAATTTCTGAGGCCAACGAAATGTATAAAAAAGGCGAATACGAGAAAGCAATTCAAGCCTACGAATTTGTGTTGGATACGCATTTAGAAGCTCCCGAAATTTATTTTAATCTGGGGAATGCTTACTATAAAACAGGCGAAATCTCGTCAGCAATTTTAAATTTCGAACGAGCACTACTTTACTCTCCTGACGATAAGGATATTCAATACAATTTAGACTTAGCTCGTAAACACGTTTTAGATAAGTTTGAAGTTTTGCCTGAAATTTTTATTGAAAGATGGTTCTCTGGATTTAGAAATAGTTTTTCGGCCGATATGTGGTCCTACTTCTCTATTCTGTTTTTCTTACTGACGCTTACTTTTGCCTGCTTTTATCTGTACAGCAATAAGTCCGGACTTAAAAAACTAGGTTTCTTTCTGGCATTTTTTGCTTTTGGCATTTCAATACTAACATATTCTTTTGCTTCGCAGAAAACGGATGAAATCAATATTCGGGTGCATGCCATTATTGTTAGCCCAAGTGTAACCATAAAAGGTTCGCCTGATAAAAGCGGCACCGAATTGTTCCTCCTGCACGAAGGCACAAAGGTTAAGGTAATTGGTGAACTGCAGGAATGGAGAAACATTCAGCTTAGTGATGGAAACGAAGGTTGGCTGAAAAAAGAAGACATTGAAATGATATAA
- a CDS encoding aldose 1-epimerase family protein, producing the protein MKYSIQNEFFRIEVLEKGAELCSIKSLTTNQEYLWQADPEIWGSHAPNLFPVIGCLKDDGFIHEGKEYPMPKHGFIRNNEDIQLHSKSENELCFVLKSNENTRKVYPFEFEYYIHYILDGKKLHVKIDVINTDPNKLFFCLGAHPAFACPLKKGEKYTDYYLEFEQKETAHTWMIVDNGLIGQEGKLILDENDRIELTPDLFAKDALIFKNLKSSFVQLKSKNSNFSLKVSLDDFPYLGLWAKPNAPYVCIEPWIGIADSYDSSREFSEKEMIQSLDPEQTFSATYTIDITE; encoded by the coding sequence ATGAAATATAGCATACAAAACGAATTCTTTCGAATTGAAGTTCTTGAAAAGGGAGCTGAACTTTGCAGCATCAAATCTCTAACTACAAATCAGGAATATCTATGGCAAGCTGATCCGGAAATTTGGGGAAGCCACGCTCCCAACCTATTCCCCGTTATTGGTTGCTTAAAAGATGATGGATTTATTCATGAAGGCAAAGAGTATCCAATGCCCAAACATGGATTTATTCGCAACAATGAAGATATTCAATTGCACAGCAAATCGGAAAATGAGCTTTGTTTTGTATTAAAATCGAACGAAAACACACGTAAAGTCTACCCATTCGAATTTGAATACTACATTCATTATATTCTGGATGGCAAAAAGTTACATGTGAAAATCGATGTAATCAATACCGACCCAAACAAACTATTCTTTTGTCTGGGTGCACATCCGGCTTTCGCATGTCCTTTGAAAAAAGGCGAAAAATACACGGATTACTATCTTGAATTTGAGCAAAAAGAAACTGCTCACACCTGGATGATTGTTGACAATGGACTTATTGGTCAGGAAGGGAAATTGATTTTAGATGAAAATGATCGAATTGAACTAACACCGGATTTATTCGCAAAGGATGCTCTGATTTTTAAGAATCTAAAATCCTCATTTGTACAATTAAAAAGTAAGAATTCAAATTTCTCACTAAAAGTTAGCCTTGATGATTTCCCATATCTTGGGCTTTGGGCAAAACCAAATGCACCCTATGTTTGCATCGAACCTTGGATTGGAATCGCCGACAGCTATGATTCAAGCCGGGAATTTTCCGAAAAGGAGATGATTCAATCACTCGATCCTGAACAAACATTTAGTGCCACTTACACCATTGATATCACAGAATAA
- a CDS encoding alkene reductase, with the protein MNKNTLLTPFAIGKIELENRMVMAPMTRNRAGEGNVPTKLMAEYYRQRAGAGLIITEGSQISPQGMGYPATPGIYSEEQVEGWKQVIEAVHAKGGKIFIQLWHVGRISHPDFHNGGLPVAPSAIRPAGQAFTYEGLKDFVTPRALETEEIKSIVEDYKIAAKNAKKAGFDGVEIHAANGYLIDQFLEDKTNHRTDKYGGSVENRARLLFEVLEATLQVWDASEVGIRLSPSGLFNDMGDSEPTSIFNYVIEKLNAYNLSFLHLIEPLMPLDDHPQLMKDVADYYGKQYKGVRMVNGGFTKDTGHDAITSKKAELVSFGVPYLANPDLEKRFEQGAELNAANKETFYGGNEVGYTDYPTLSEQLKEL; encoded by the coding sequence ATGAATAAAAATACATTATTGACTCCTTTTGCGATTGGCAAAATTGAATTGGAAAATAGAATGGTGATGGCTCCAATGACCAGAAACAGAGCTGGAGAAGGAAATGTTCCTACAAAGCTAATGGCAGAGTACTATCGACAAAGGGCAGGAGCAGGATTAATTATTACAGAGGGCAGTCAAATTTCACCTCAGGGAATGGGTTATCCGGCAACGCCAGGAATTTATAGTGAAGAACAAGTGGAAGGTTGGAAACAAGTTATAGAGGCAGTTCATGCTAAAGGAGGAAAGATTTTCATTCAGCTTTGGCATGTTGGTCGAATTTCGCATCCCGATTTTCACAATGGAGGATTGCCTGTTGCGCCTTCGGCAATTCGTCCGGCAGGGCAAGCATTTACTTATGAGGGTTTGAAAGATTTTGTTACGCCCAGAGCTCTGGAAACAGAAGAAATAAAATCCATTGTTGAGGATTATAAAATTGCAGCAAAAAATGCAAAGAAAGCTGGTTTTGATGGCGTTGAAATTCATGCTGCAAATGGTTATTTGATTGATCAGTTTTTAGAAGATAAAACAAATCATAGAACAGATAAATATGGTGGATCTGTAGAGAATCGTGCCCGCTTACTGTTTGAAGTTTTAGAGGCTACGCTTCAGGTTTGGGATGCTTCGGAGGTTGGTATTCGTCTTTCGCCTAGTGGCTTATTTAATGATATGGGAGATTCGGAGCCAACATCAATCTTTAATTATGTGATTGAGAAGCTGAATGCTTACAATCTTTCCTTTTTGCATTTGATTGAACCTCTAATGCCGCTTGATGATCACCCGCAATTGATGAAAGATGTGGCTGATTATTACGGGAAGCAATACAAGGGTGTTCGAATGGTGAATGGAGGATTTACCAAAGATACTGGTCATGATGCAATTACTTCGAAAAAGGCAGAGCTGGTTTCATTCGGAGTACCCTATTTGGCCAATCCCGATTTAGAAAAACGATTTGAACAAGGAGCTGAATTGAATGCAGCCAATAAGGAAACTTTTTATGGAGGGAATGAAGTTGGGTATACAGATTATCCTACTCTTTCAGAACAGCTAAAAGAACTGTGA
- a CDS encoding peptidase U32 family protein, with the protein MKQVELLAPAKNLETGMAAINYGADAIYIGAPKFGARSAASNTLEDIGELIKYAHKYWAKVFITMNTILYDNELKEAEELIHQLYKLGADALIVQDMGILEMNLPPIELHASTQTHNYDLERIKFLEQVGFKRIILARELSLDQIKEIRKNTSVELEYFIHGALCVSLSGQCYFSHAIGGRSANRGECSQACRMKYDLVDGEGKVIAKDKHLLSLKDLNLSGHMKELVESGICSLKIEGRLKDSSYLKNVTSYYRKELDDVFEKKKEFRKASSGTVKPNFEPDLEKTFNRGFTNYFFSGRIPEIANFHTPKSLGKEIGKIVAVRNDHFIIDTKFEIHNGDGLCFFNRNKLLKGIQVNGVKGKLIFPNEMNMLVAGAVLYRNNDHEFAKTLKKDNSTRRISTELLLEFKENILTLIATDEDGISASVQLKEEFELARNTEMAITNFKTQLSKSGDSIYSIHTIETNFTEAPFVQAKVLNELRRKVLDSLTENRVAAFQQPKTQALISHPKYHTKNLNYMGNVVNCKAEDFYHKCGVEKIEKGFELQSDYKGKTLMTTKHCLRHEFGMCNKEFSTDKKANQPLYLVDNKNRYKLEFHCQRCEMKIIFE; encoded by the coding sequence ATGAAACAAGTTGAACTATTAGCTCCAGCCAAAAATCTGGAAACCGGAATGGCTGCAATAAATTACGGAGCTGATGCTATCTATATTGGTGCACCTAAATTTGGTGCCCGCTCTGCTGCAAGTAATACGCTCGAAGATATTGGCGAGTTAATTAAATACGCTCATAAATACTGGGCGAAAGTATTCATTACAATGAATACCATTTTATATGATAATGAATTAAAAGAAGCTGAAGAGCTGATTCATCAACTATACAAACTTGGTGCCGATGCATTAATTGTTCAGGATATGGGTATTTTAGAAATGAACCTTCCTCCTATTGAACTTCATGCCAGCACACAAACTCATAATTACGATCTGGAGCGTATCAAATTTCTGGAACAAGTCGGATTCAAAAGAATTATTCTCGCAAGAGAACTTTCCCTTGATCAAATTAAGGAGATTAGAAAAAACACCTCGGTAGAACTTGAATATTTTATTCATGGCGCATTATGTGTTTCATTAAGTGGCCAGTGTTATTTTTCCCATGCAATTGGTGGTCGGTCTGCGAACCGCGGAGAATGTAGTCAGGCCTGCCGCATGAAATACGATTTGGTTGACGGAGAAGGAAAAGTAATTGCGAAAGACAAACACTTGCTTTCTTTAAAAGACTTGAATCTTTCAGGCCATATGAAAGAATTGGTCGAAAGTGGAATCTGTTCGCTAAAAATTGAAGGGCGCTTAAAAGACAGCTCCTACCTGAAAAATGTAACCAGTTATTACAGGAAGGAATTAGATGATGTGTTTGAGAAGAAAAAAGAATTCAGAAAAGCATCATCAGGAACAGTAAAACCAAACTTTGAACCGGATTTAGAGAAAACTTTTAACCGAGGGTTTACCAACTACTTTTTTTCAGGCCGAATTCCTGAAATCGCAAATTTCCATACGCCAAAATCATTAGGAAAAGAAATTGGCAAGATTGTAGCTGTTCGAAATGATCATTTTATAATTGACACCAAATTTGAAATTCACAACGGCGATGGTCTTTGCTTTTTTAATCGCAACAAGCTGCTAAAAGGTATTCAGGTAAACGGTGTAAAAGGCAAACTGATTTTCCCAAATGAAATGAATATGTTGGTTGCAGGCGCTGTTTTGTATCGCAATAACGATCATGAATTTGCAAAAACACTTAAAAAAGATAACTCAACCCGTAGAATTTCAACAGAACTACTTTTAGAATTTAAGGAAAACATCCTCACCTTAATTGCTACTGATGAAGATGGGATAAGTGCTTCTGTTCAGCTTAAGGAAGAATTTGAATTGGCTCGCAATACCGAAATGGCAATTACAAATTTTAAAACCCAGTTGTCGAAATCAGGAGATTCTATCTACTCGATCCATACCATTGAAACCAATTTTACCGAGGCTCCCTTTGTTCAGGCTAAAGTACTTAATGAGTTGCGCCGAAAGGTTCTTGATTCTCTAACCGAAAATAGAGTTGCCGCCTTTCAGCAACCCAAAACACAGGCTTTAATCTCGCATCCTAAATACCACACAAAAAACCTAAATTACATGGGCAATGTGGTCAACTGTAAGGCCGAAGATTTTTATCACAAGTGTGGTGTTGAAAAAATTGAAAAAGGTTTTGAGCTGCAATCCGATTATAAAGGGAAAACACTAATGACTACCAAGCATTGTTTACGTCATGAATTTGGTATGTGTAACAAAGAGTTTAGTACAGATAAAAAAGCAAATCAACCTTTATATTTGGTCGATAATAAAAATCGTTACAAACTAGAATTTCATTGCCAACGTTGCGAAATGAAAATCATTTTTGAATAG
- a CDS encoding AlbA family DNA-binding domain-containing protein — MVHYIEKLIREGEHQQQDFKFCITDSRKIAKSLSAFANTDGGKLLIGVKDNGKITGAKVEEEFHMIKAAAEIYCRPKIPFESKVWQLNGKNVLEITIHRSRKMPHYAENKKGKWLAYLRKDDENLLANKILLEVWKRKSKPTGTYLEYTETETVLMNYLNDKEEISMNQFCRIARISRNKAERILVKLICWNVIELDISETGTKYHIKQKENSKIRYT; from the coding sequence ATGGTTCACTATATAGAAAAACTAATTCGTGAAGGAGAGCATCAGCAACAGGATTTTAAATTCTGTATTACTGATTCCCGAAAAATTGCCAAGTCACTATCTGCTTTTGCCAATACAGATGGTGGCAAATTGCTTATTGGCGTGAAGGACAACGGAAAAATTACCGGAGCAAAAGTCGAAGAAGAATTCCATATGATAAAAGCGGCAGCTGAAATTTACTGTCGTCCCAAAATTCCTTTCGAGAGTAAGGTATGGCAGCTTAACGGAAAAAATGTCTTGGAAATAACAATTCATCGTTCTAGGAAAATGCCTCATTATGCAGAAAACAAAAAAGGCAAATGGTTGGCTTACCTTCGCAAAGATGATGAAAACCTCTTGGCTAATAAAATACTTCTTGAAGTTTGGAAAAGAAAGTCAAAACCAACCGGCACTTATTTGGAATACACCGAAACAGAGACTGTACTAATGAATTATCTGAATGACAAAGAAGAAATTAGTATGAATCAATTTTGTAGAATTGCACGAATTAGTCGCAACAAAGCGGAAAGAATATTGGTAAAGTTAATTTGCTGGAATGTGATTGAATTAGATATTTCGGAAACTGGCACCAAAT